One sulfur-oxidizing endosymbiont of Gigantopelta aegis DNA segment encodes these proteins:
- the lpxC gene encoding UDP-3-O-acyl-N-acetylglucosamine deacetylase: MIKQLTLKNSIKATGVGLHSGEKVYLTLRPAPVNTGIIFRRIDLETPVEIPARAKNVGDTTLSTTLVKDGVRISTVEHLLSAMAGMGIDNAYIDLSAPEVPIMDGSAGPFVFLLQSAGIVEQPAAKRFIRIKRNVMVEEGDKWVRFEPYEGFKVSFNIDFEHPVIQGRSQSAEIDFSSTSFVREVSRARTFGFMNQIEQLRANNLALGGSLNNAIVMDEYRILNEDGLRYEDEFVKHKILDAIGDLYLLGSSLIGAFSGHKAGHALNNKILRKLLADETAWEEVTFEDEELAPISYMKSMASA, from the coding sequence ATGATAAAACAACTTACGTTGAAAAATAGCATTAAAGCGACAGGTGTTGGCCTGCACTCTGGCGAAAAAGTGTATTTGACGCTGAGACCAGCCCCTGTAAACACTGGCATAATCTTTCGTCGCATTGATTTGGAGACTCCAGTGGAGATTCCAGCAAGAGCAAAAAATGTTGGAGATACCACATTATCGACGACTTTAGTGAAAGATGGCGTCAGAATATCTACCGTTGAACATTTGTTGTCGGCGATGGCTGGTATGGGAATTGATAATGCCTATATCGATTTAAGTGCGCCAGAAGTACCTATCATGGATGGTAGTGCGGGACCTTTTGTGTTTTTACTGCAATCAGCCGGAATTGTTGAGCAGCCTGCAGCCAAACGTTTTATTCGCATTAAGCGTAATGTTATGGTCGAAGAAGGTGATAAATGGGTACGTTTTGAGCCTTATGAAGGCTTTAAAGTGTCCTTTAATATTGATTTTGAACACCCTGTTATTCAAGGTCGTTCGCAAAGTGCTGAGATTGATTTTTCTTCCACTTCCTTTGTACGTGAAGTCAGTCGCGCTAGAACCTTTGGTTTTATGAATCAAATTGAACAACTAAGAGCCAATAATCTGGCCTTGGGTGGTAGTTTAAACAATGCTATCGTGATGGATGAGTATCGAATTCTTAATGAAGACGGTCTGCGCTATGAAGATGAATTTGTAAAGCACAAAATCCTTGATGCAATCGGTGATTTATACTTGTTAGGCAGTAGCTTGATCGGTGCTTTTAGCGGTCATAAAGCAGGTCATGCCTTGAATAACAAAATTTTACGTAAACTGCTGGCTGATGAAACAGCATGGGAAGAAGTAACCTTTGAAGATGAGGAGTTAGCACCCATTTCTTATATGAAGTCTATGGCTAGTGCATAA
- a CDS encoding D-alanine--D-alanine ligase → MNASANDNQQTEVLAKLGRVAVLMGGDSAERGVSLKSGAAALAALQRKGIDAFALDLRFKQEEASICQQLNANPFDTAFIALHGRGGEDGVIQGVLEALNIPYSGCGVAASAIGMDKLRTKLVWAGAGLSTPAFELIKSEVIAEQVTDDLLAGIEQSLSFPMMVKPAHEGSSIGMNKADDKTSLRDALNTAAQYDSEILVEQWITGKEYTGAVLQGQALALIRLETPREFYDYQAKYVSDDTTYLCPCGLDEQLEKQYQALVIDAFECVGAQGWGRVDFMCDEQDKAWLIEINTVPGLTDHSLVPMAAKNNGIEFDDLIVKILLTAHSI, encoded by the coding sequence ATGAACGCTAGTGCTAATGACAATCAGCAGACAGAGGTATTAGCAAAGTTGGGACGTGTTGCTGTTCTTATGGGCGGTGATTCAGCCGAGCGAGGCGTATCTTTGAAAAGTGGTGCGGCGGCTTTGGCGGCATTACAACGTAAAGGCATTGATGCTTTTGCTTTGGATTTACGCTTTAAACAAGAAGAGGCAAGTATTTGTCAGCAATTGAATGCTAATCCATTTGATACAGCATTTATTGCCTTGCATGGCCGTGGTGGTGAAGATGGTGTGATTCAGGGCGTTTTGGAAGCATTAAATATTCCCTATAGTGGTTGTGGTGTAGCCGCTTCTGCAATAGGCATGGATAAATTACGGACTAAATTAGTTTGGGCGGGTGCAGGTTTATCGACCCCGGCATTTGAACTAATAAAGTCTGAAGTAATTGCTGAACAAGTGACAGATGATTTATTAGCTGGGATTGAACAATCATTAAGTTTTCCAATGATGGTAAAGCCTGCTCATGAAGGTTCTAGTATTGGTATGAACAAGGCTGATGATAAAACATCATTGCGTGATGCGCTTAATACGGCGGCACAATATGATAGTGAAATTTTAGTGGAGCAATGGATTACAGGTAAAGAATATACGGGTGCTGTTTTACAGGGGCAAGCCTTAGCTTTAATACGCCTGGAAACACCCCGTGAGTTCTATGATTATCAGGCTAAATATGTGTCAGACGATACCACTTATCTTTGCCCCTGTGGTTTGGATGAACAACTGGAAAAGCAATATCAGGCATTAGTTATTGATGCTTTTGAATGTGTAGGCGCACAAGGCTGGGGACGTGTTGATTTTATGTGTGATGAACAGGACAAAGCCTGGCTGATAGAAATTAATACGGTACCGGGGTTGACTGATCATAGTTTGGTGCCGATGGCGGCAAAAAATAATGGCATTGAGTTTGATGATTTAATTGTAAAAATATTATTAACTGCTCACTCAATATAA
- the ftsZ gene encoding cell division protein FtsZ, whose product MFELMDTSSDRAVIKVMGVGGGGGNAVEHMANSNLDGVDFICANTDAQALANSSARTVLQIGNEMTKGLGAGANPSVGREAAIEDRERIMEAIAGTDMLFITAGMGGGTGTGAAPIVAELAKEMGILTVAVVTKPFPWEGPRRMKQAEDGITELREYVDSLITIPNEKLQAVLGKGTTLLDAFKEANNVLLNAVQGIAELITRPGLINVDFADVRTVMSEMGMAMMGTGSATGEDRATDAAERAISSPLLEDVDLSGAKGILVNVTAGMDMSIGEFEDVGNSIKSFAADNATVVVGTVIDPEMNGEMRVTVVATGIGMSAAAAQPEKAEIKLVKPERERVQAVPTIDHTSIVEEERMLTKKVSGDEYTATSETEDLKYLDIPAFLRRQND is encoded by the coding sequence ATGTTTGAATTAATGGATACATCAAGTGATCGAGCTGTAATTAAGGTGATGGGTGTTGGCGGCGGTGGCGGTAATGCTGTTGAACACATGGCGAATAGCAACCTGGATGGTGTCGATTTTATTTGTGCAAATACGGATGCACAGGCTCTGGCTAATTCATCAGCCCGTACTGTATTGCAGATCGGCAACGAAATGACTAAGGGATTGGGCGCAGGTGCAAATCCAAGTGTTGGACGTGAAGCGGCAATTGAAGATCGTGAACGTATTATGGAAGCGATTGCTGGTACGGATATGCTATTTATCACTGCGGGCATGGGTGGTGGAACAGGTACTGGTGCGGCACCGATTGTTGCGGAACTGGCTAAAGAAATGGGTATTTTAACCGTTGCGGTGGTGACCAAGCCTTTTCCATGGGAAGGTCCTCGTCGTATGAAGCAGGCAGAAGATGGGATTACTGAATTAAGAGAATATGTTGACTCCTTAATTACGATTCCCAATGAAAAATTACAGGCGGTTTTAGGTAAGGGGACGACTTTATTGGATGCTTTTAAAGAAGCTAATAATGTTTTGTTAAATGCGGTTCAGGGTATTGCTGAACTGATTACCCGCCCTGGTTTAATCAATGTGGATTTTGCTGATGTGCGTACCGTCATGTCAGAAATGGGTATGGCCATGATGGGAACCGGTAGTGCGACCGGTGAAGATCGTGCTACTGATGCGGCAGAACGTGCGATTTCCAGTCCTTTGTTAGAAGATGTCGATTTATCCGGCGCCAAGGGTATTTTGGTCAATGTGACCGCCGGCATGGATATGTCAATTGGTGAGTTTGAAGATGTGGGTAATTCCATCAAATCCTTTGCCGCTGATAATGCAACCGTGGTTGTGGGTACAGTAATTGATCCAGAAATGAATGGTGAAATGCGTGTGACTGTTGTTGCAACAGGCATTGGCATGAGCGCAGCAGCGGCACAGCCAGAAAAAGCGGAAATCAAGCTAGTGAAGCCAGAGCGTGAACGAGTTCAGGCGGTGCCTACGATTGATCATACTTCAATTGTTGAAGAAGAAAGAATGCTAACAAAAAAAGTATCGGGTGACGAATATACCGCTACCAGTGAAACGGAAGATCTGAAATACCTTGATATTCCTGCTTTTCTACGTCGTCAAAACGACTGA
- the ftsW gene encoding putative lipid II flippase FtsW, translating to MPVKITVNNGRRDHSNDPSLTDMFQQSAEKRNQQSVKISVKKTVKEPLKKAVKKKSSKKVAVTISQHIENQKWLLDPWVLLISITIISLGIIMVGSASISIAERNNGEPFYYLYRQLIAAGLGLGIGTAVLFTPMKFWQSIGPIILLIGLMLLIAVLIPGIGREINGSSRWIPMGVFNLQVSELIKLAMVIYLAGYMVRHNENVRKTIKGFFMPMMVLAGVAVLLLLEPDLGVTVVISATALGMLFLGGVRLWQFIILILLLAFCFYWLIVLEPYRMERLQSFMNPWADPFDSGFQLTQSLIAFGRGELTGVGLGNSIQKLFYLPEGHTDFLFAVLAEELGAVGAISVIALFSALVSRIFVLARKADLAKQTFSAYVMFGLAIWIGLQAFVNIAVNMGVLPTKGLTLPMMSYGGSSMMIMCVVIALVLRAEHETRFKYPLGSFIWDKKNWQHARTLHVKSQLKSRMAF from the coding sequence ATGCCAGTTAAAATTACTGTTAATAATGGCAGACGGGATCATTCCAATGATCCTTCTTTGACTGATATGTTTCAGCAAAGCGCCGAAAAACGTAATCAACAATCTGTAAAAATATCTGTAAAAAAAACGGTAAAAGAACCATTAAAAAAAGCAGTAAAAAAGAAAAGTAGTAAAAAAGTAGCGGTTACGATAAGTCAGCATATAGAGAATCAAAAATGGTTATTAGATCCCTGGGTATTATTAATCAGCATTACTATTATTTCTTTGGGAATTATTATGGTGGGCTCGGCATCAATTTCAATTGCTGAACGCAATAATGGTGAACCTTTTTATTATTTATATCGACAATTAATTGCAGCAGGATTAGGGCTAGGAATTGGTACGGCAGTTCTTTTTACACCAATGAAATTCTGGCAGAGTATTGGTCCGATTATTTTATTAATAGGACTGATGTTATTAATTGCAGTACTCATTCCTGGCATAGGCCGGGAAATTAATGGTAGTTCAAGATGGATACCCATGGGGGTATTTAATCTTCAAGTCTCAGAATTGATTAAGCTGGCTATGGTGATTTATCTGGCGGGTTATATGGTTAGACATAATGAAAACGTGAGGAAAACCATTAAAGGTTTTTTTATGCCCATGATGGTACTCGCAGGCGTCGCTGTATTACTCTTGTTAGAACCTGACTTGGGGGTGACGGTGGTTATTTCTGCAACGGCATTAGGGATGTTATTTTTAGGCGGTGTTAGATTGTGGCAATTTATCATTTTAATTTTACTATTGGCATTTTGCTTTTATTGGTTAATTGTTTTAGAACCTTATCGTATGGAGCGATTACAGTCCTTTATGAATCCATGGGCAGATCCATTTGATAGTGGTTTTCAGTTAACTCAGTCCTTAATTGCCTTTGGACGGGGAGAACTAACCGGTGTGGGTTTGGGTAATAGTATACAAAAATTATTTTATTTGCCCGAAGGTCATACAGATTTTTTATTTGCAGTATTAGCTGAAGAATTAGGCGCTGTGGGAGCTATATCAGTAATTGCCTTATTTAGTGCATTGGTGAGCCGCATTTTTGTCTTAGCAAGGAAGGCTGATTTAGCGAAGCAAACTTTTTCTGCCTATGTCATGTTTGGCTTGGCAATATGGATTGGCTTACAAGCCTTTGTCAATATTGCCGTAAACATGGGGGTTTTGCCAACCAAGGGTTTGACCCTGCCGATGATGAGTTATGGCGGCAGTAGTATGATGATTATGTGTGTGGTGATTGCTTTGGTTTTACGAGCAGAGCATGAGACTCGTTTTAAATATCCCCTAGGGAGTTTTATTTGGGATAAGAAAAATTGGCAACATGCGAGAACACTACACGTTAAATCGCAGCTAAAATCGAGAATGGCTTTTTAA
- the murB gene encoding UDP-N-acetylmuramate dehydrogenase produces the protein MIKTALQTLLTQAVEDDKLHGSLKCNEVLSRYTTWRIGGEAECFYQPESEADLQMIFKLLPQATPIVWIGLGSNLLVRDGGVKGLIIYTNGVLNSLQIDCDNDDSQSCFITAQAGVACAIFARKSAHKNINGAEFLSGIPGTIGGALAMNAGAFGGETWRHVETVKMINQVGEIICRTVDEFDVSYRAVDQRGRNEWFISANFKFPQDEQGLLASKEKIKQLLKKRAETQPTKQANAGSVFKNPEGDFAARLIESCELKGFSINDAQVSPKHANFIINKAKARAIDVETLIVKIQETVFAKHQIKLQTEVKVIGEKKAEYER, from the coding sequence ATGATAAAAACAGCCCTACAAACTTTATTAACTCAAGCAGTAGAAGATGACAAACTGCACGGTTCTTTAAAATGTAATGAGGTATTATCACGCTATACAACATGGCGTATTGGTGGCGAGGCAGAATGTTTTTATCAGCCTGAAAGTGAAGCTGATTTACAAATGATATTTAAATTGTTGCCTCAGGCAACACCTATTGTTTGGATTGGCTTAGGTAGCAATTTATTGGTACGTGATGGTGGTGTTAAAGGACTCATTATTTATACCAATGGGGTATTAAATAGTTTACAGATTGATTGTGACAATGATGATAGCCAAAGCTGCTTTATTACCGCTCAGGCGGGAGTCGCCTGTGCAATATTTGCTAGAAAATCAGCACATAAAAACATTAATGGTGCAGAGTTTTTATCCGGAATTCCCGGAACGATTGGTGGGGCATTGGCGATGAATGCGGGGGCTTTTGGTGGTGAAACATGGCGGCATGTAGAAACAGTGAAAATGATTAATCAGGTAGGTGAAATTATCTGTCGGACAGTTGATGAATTTGATGTCTCATATCGTGCTGTCGATCAACGTGGACGCAATGAATGGTTTATCAGTGCAAATTTTAAATTTCCGCAGGATGAACAAGGCTTATTAGCAAGTAAAGAAAAAATTAAACAGTTGTTAAAAAAACGCGCTGAGACTCAGCCAACTAAGCAGGCTAATGCGGGTTCTGTGTTTAAGAATCCAGAGGGTGATTTTGCCGCACGATTAATTGAATCTTGTGAGCTCAAAGGGTTTTCAATTAATGATGCTCAGGTATCGCCTAAGCATGCTAACTTTATTATTAATAAAGCCAAGGCAAGAGCCATTGATGTGGAAACATTAATAGTAAAAATACAAGAGACAGTTTTTGCTAAACACCAAATTAAATTGCAAACAGAAGTCAAAGTGATTGGAGAAAAGAAGGCCGAATATGAACGCTAG
- the ftsA gene encoding cell division protein FtsA gives MTKRNDKRLIVGLDIGTSKISAIVAEVGPEGDVEIIGMGKHAARGMKKGVVINIESTVQSIKRAIEEAELMAGCEIHSVFVGVAGSHISSLNSHGMVAIRDKEVSSEDLERVMDAAKAVAISTDQRILHVLPQQFLIDDQEGIREPVGMSGVRLEVDVHMVTGAESAVQNIVKCIYRCDLEVDDIILEQLASSCAVLTDDEKELGVCLVDIGGGTTDVAILINGAIRHTRVFPVAGDQVTNDIAVALRTPTKYAEEIKIKYACALRQLTNPEETIEVPSVGDRAPRRLARQVLAEVVEPRYEELFTLIKNELQRSGLEEFCASGVVLTGGSSKMEGAVELAEEVFHMPVRIGIPLEVEGLTEMVKDPRFATGVGLIIFGKQNQEMSGFEFSEAKGLGSIFARMKKWFQGNF, from the coding sequence ATGACTAAGCGAAATGATAAACGTCTCATCGTTGGTCTGGATATCGGCACATCCAAGATCTCTGCTATTGTTGCAGAAGTAGGTCCTGAAGGTGATGTTGAAATTATTGGTATGGGCAAGCATGCTGCGCGTGGTATGAAAAAAGGTGTGGTCATCAATATAGAGTCCACAGTACAGTCTATTAAGCGTGCAATAGAAGAAGCAGAGCTTATGGCGGGCTGTGAAATTCATTCTGTTTTTGTGGGTGTTGCGGGTAGCCATATTAGTAGTCTGAATTCTCATGGCATGGTGGCGATTAGAGACAAAGAAGTCTCCAGTGAAGATTTAGAGCGAGTGATGGATGCGGCAAAGGCGGTGGCGATTTCAACGGATCAACGCATTTTGCATGTATTACCACAGCAGTTTTTAATTGACGATCAGGAAGGAATTCGTGAACCGGTTGGCATGTCGGGTGTACGTTTAGAAGTTGATGTTCATATGGTGACGGGTGCTGAAAGTGCCGTACAAAATATTGTTAAATGTATTTATCGTTGTGACCTAGAAGTTGATGATATTATTTTGGAGCAGTTAGCATCGAGTTGTGCTGTGTTAACCGATGATGAAAAAGAATTGGGTGTTTGCCTAGTTGATATCGGTGGTGGTACGACTGATGTAGCGATATTAATTAATGGTGCTATTCGTCACACACGGGTATTTCCAGTGGCAGGCGATCAAGTGACCAACGATATTGCTGTTGCCTTGAGAACACCGACAAAATATGCAGAAGAAATAAAAATTAAATATGCCTGTGCCTTACGACAATTGACCAATCCGGAAGAAACAATTGAAGTGCCCAGTGTGGGTGATCGTGCACCTAGACGTTTAGCACGTCAGGTCTTGGCAGAAGTTGTTGAACCTCGTTATGAGGAATTGTTTACGCTGATTAAAAATGAGTTGCAACGTAGTGGCTTGGAAGAGTTTTGTGCCTCTGGTGTGGTATTAACCGGTGGTAGTTCGAAAATGGAAGGTGCGGTTGAATTGGCAGAAGAGGTTTTTCATATGCCAGTACGAATCGGTATTCCATTGGAAGTGGAAGGCCTGACAGAAATGGTTAAGGATCCCCGTTTTGCAACGGGGGTGGGTTTAATTATATTCGGTAAGCAAAATCAGGAAATGAGTGGTTTTGAATTTTCTGAAGCTAAAGGCTTAGGCAGTATTTTTGCCAGAATGAAGAAGTGGTTTCAAGGTAATTTTTAG
- a CDS encoding cell division protein FtsQ/DivIB — MTDKSEQKKQVQKKKVQWKNLLARLLLIIVLSSLVIVASVFVNWLVKPGNFPFKKVELVNQLANQESRELQEVAAKVLNGGFFSLNVDYFRQDLLAKLPWVKMVSVRKVWPDKLLIEITEYRPVVRWQSVDKTLHLLSQEGVIFSPRLTMNQKEKFARLALFSGPESSAETVLQQCFTMNNNLKKIALTIKKCGMNKRRAWFLELTSTEVNLLDDIDIQLGKENVMQQLERFVQVFSGKLKRYLSSIERVDLRYANGFSVKWNEVSKRNESKIK; from the coding sequence ATGACAGATAAGAGTGAGCAGAAAAAACAGGTTCAGAAAAAGAAGGTGCAATGGAAAAACTTATTAGCTCGCTTATTGTTAATAATCGTATTGAGTAGTTTAGTGATAGTAGCTAGTGTTTTTGTTAATTGGTTAGTCAAGCCGGGAAACTTTCCATTTAAAAAAGTGGAACTGGTTAATCAATTAGCGAATCAAGAGAGTAGAGAGTTGCAGGAAGTTGCGGCAAAGGTATTGAATGGCGGTTTTTTTAGTTTGAATGTCGATTATTTTCGACAGGATTTATTAGCTAAACTGCCCTGGGTTAAAATGGTTTCAGTGAGAAAAGTTTGGCCAGATAAATTGTTAATTGAAATTACAGAATATAGGCCGGTGGTACGTTGGCAGTCAGTTGATAAAACGTTGCATCTTCTGAGTCAGGAGGGCGTGATTTTTTCACCCCGATTGACCATGAATCAGAAAGAAAAATTTGCTCGTTTAGCTTTGTTTTCAGGCCCTGAAAGCAGTGCTGAGACGGTTTTACAACAATGTTTTACAATGAATAACAATTTGAAAAAAATTGCCTTGACGATAAAAAAATGTGGCATGAACAAACGTAGAGCATGGTTTCTTGAGTTGACCTCAACGGAGGTGAATCTGCTTGATGATATTGACATTCAATTAGGCAAGGAGAATGTCATGCAACAATTAGAGCGTTTTGTGCAGGTTTTTTCTGGCAAGTTAAAACGCTATCTAAGCTCAATTGAACGAGTTGATTTACGTTATGCTAATGGATTTAGTGTTAAGTGGAATGAAGTAAGCAAACGTAACGAAAGTAAAATTAAGTAG
- the murC gene encoding UDP-N-acetylmuramate--L-alanine ligase, protein MTLSTENTELSMGRIKHIYFIGIGGAGMSGIAEVLLNMGYQVSGSDLQRSKVTERLEKAGATIYQGHNAEQVDDAHVVVTSTAVNAENPEVLRAKALRVPIIPRAEMLAELMRFKYGIAIAGTHGKTTTTSLVASVLAEGGMDPTFVIGGKLNSAGTNAKLGASKYLVAEADESDASFLHLQPMISVVTNIEADHMATYGGDFEKLKATFNEFLHQLPFYGLAVLCIDDEVVAELVDDISKPVRTYGLNNDNADVQAFDIRQTLNKTAFKVSCKNAQGEHSDWIEITLNMPGLHNVQNALASIVIAIELGVEKDKIIQALGKFEGIGRRFQMYGELDIAGRQVQLIDDYGHHPTEVEATINAIRSGWPEKRLVVLFQPHRYSRTRDLFEDFVYALSQVDQLLLLEVYSAGEDVVAGADSRALSRSIRNRGKVDPIFIEQHEQINEVLEEMIQEGDILLTLGAGNVGAIGSAIFEKFKSH, encoded by the coding sequence ATGACTTTGAGTACAGAAAATACTGAACTGTCCATGGGACGAATCAAACATATTTATTTCATCGGTATCGGTGGTGCAGGTATGAGTGGAATTGCTGAAGTCTTATTAAATATGGGCTATCAAGTATCAGGCTCTGATTTACAGCGCAGCAAGGTAACCGAACGTCTGGAAAAAGCAGGGGCAACCATTTATCAAGGCCATAATGCCGAGCAGGTTGATGATGCGCATGTAGTCGTGACTTCAACGGCGGTGAATGCAGAAAATCCTGAAGTCTTACGTGCCAAAGCATTAAGAGTGCCCATCATTCCACGTGCTGAAATGCTGGCGGAATTGATGCGTTTTAAGTATGGCATTGCCATTGCCGGAACGCATGGTAAAACCACAACAACCAGTTTGGTTGCCAGTGTCCTGGCTGAAGGCGGTATGGATCCTACCTTTGTGATCGGTGGCAAACTGAATAGTGCCGGTACTAACGCTAAATTAGGGGCGAGCAAGTATTTAGTGGCAGAAGCTGATGAAAGTGATGCCTCGTTTTTACACCTACAGCCTATGATTTCGGTTGTGACCAATATAGAAGCCGATCACATGGCTACTTATGGCGGTGATTTTGAAAAATTAAAAGCGACGTTTAATGAGTTTTTACACCAATTGCCTTTTTATGGTCTTGCAGTTTTATGTATTGATGATGAAGTTGTGGCTGAATTGGTGGATGACATCAGTAAGCCGGTTAGAACCTATGGCTTAAATAATGACAATGCTGATGTTCAGGCTTTTGATATTAGACAAACATTAAATAAAACGGCATTTAAAGTGTCATGTAAAAATGCTCAGGGTGAGCATAGTGACTGGATTGAAATAACTTTGAATATGCCAGGCTTACATAATGTGCAAAATGCCCTAGCTTCAATTGTTATTGCTATTGAGTTAGGCGTTGAAAAAGATAAAATTATTCAGGCATTGGGAAAATTTGAAGGTATTGGACGACGTTTTCAAATGTATGGTGAACTTGATATTGCCGGTCGTCAGGTACAGTTAATTGATGATTATGGCCACCATCCCACGGAAGTGGAAGCGACAATTAATGCGATACGCAGTGGTTGGCCTGAGAAGCGTTTAGTCGTGCTATTTCAACCTCATCGTTATAGCCGAACCCGGGATTTATTTGAAGATTTTGTTTATGCCCTGAGCCAGGTTGATCAACTCTTGTTATTAGAAGTTTATTCAGCAGGTGAAGACGTGGTTGCTGGTGCGGATTCAAGAGCCTTGAGTCGCTCAATAAGAAATCGGGGCAAGGTTGATCCTATTTTTATTGAACAACATGAACAAATTAATGAAGTGCTGGAAGAAATGATCCAAGAGGGCGATATATTATTAACGTTGGGAGCAGGTAATGTAGGGGCTATAGGTAGTGCAATTTTTGAAAAATTTAAAAGTCATTAG
- a CDS encoding DciA family protein: MKKIFQQPSASIERLMQHSRYLDYLSKRLLTYLPDEFSNKLSVLGFTKKNHQVCLVVGAISAAWASKLRFYTPTLKRALTADAQFSQLQKIIIKVASAKTDTKKATNLPKYSQNAATIIQGSAQHISDNDLKASLMRLAQHVSKTNQ, encoded by the coding sequence ATGAAAAAAATATTTCAACAACCCTCTGCCAGCATCGAGCGCCTCATGCAACATAGTCGTTATCTTGACTATCTTTCCAAGCGCTTACTGACTTACCTGCCAGATGAATTTAGCAATAAACTATCAGTCCTTGGCTTCACAAAAAAAAATCACCAGGTTTGTTTGGTTGTTGGTGCAATCAGTGCGGCTTGGGCCAGCAAACTACGTTTTTATACACCGACCTTAAAGCGTGCTCTCACCGCTGATGCTCAATTCAGCCAGTTACAAAAAATCATCATCAAAGTAGCATCAGCTAAGACTGACACAAAAAAAGCAACAAATTTGCCAAAGTACTCACAAAATGCAGCAACAATTATTCAAGGTAGCGCACAACACATCAGCGACAACGATCTAAAGGCATCATTAATGCGTTTGGCTCAACATGTCTCAAAAACCAATCAATAA
- the murG gene encoding undecaprenyldiphospho-muramoylpentapeptide beta-N-acetylglucosaminyltransferase translates to MTSILIMAGGTGGHIFPALATAEILRQRDVHVEWLGTRKGMEAKLVPAHDFAINFIDISGLRGKGIKTILLLPFKLLRAMYQTMQVYKKVQPDVVLGMGGFVTGPGGIVGWLTGRPLVLHEQNAIAGMTNKILLRFAKSVLAAFPGAFGDKANAVRVIGNPVRKEITALATPEVRFENKSSNKAGMNILIVGGSLGATALNEKIPEALIKIQNEGLLEQSAFDSIYVRHQCGEKNVSETEKNYTELSSDTITVEVMPFIDDMAKNYAWADLIICRSGALTVSEIAAAGVASLLVPYPYAVDDHQTANAAYLADQGAAFLVQQDNLAIETLVDILMTLDKKKLLSMAIKARELSIDNAAEVVADECMRLAGQA, encoded by the coding sequence ATGACAAGTATCTTGATAATGGCCGGTGGTACGGGGGGGCATATATTTCCTGCACTGGCAACGGCTGAAATTTTAAGACAAAGAGATGTGCATGTTGAATGGTTGGGAACAAGAAAGGGTATGGAAGCAAAGCTAGTGCCTGCTCATGATTTTGCCATCAATTTTATCGACATTAGTGGCTTACGCGGCAAGGGTATTAAAACGATTTTATTACTGCCATTTAAATTATTAAGGGCAATGTATCAAACCATGCAGGTTTATAAAAAAGTGCAACCCGATGTGGTATTGGGCATGGGAGGCTTTGTTACTGGTCCCGGTGGAATTGTAGGATGGTTAACAGGAAGACCCTTGGTTTTGCATGAGCAAAATGCTATTGCTGGAATGACCAATAAAATTTTATTGCGCTTTGCAAAAAGTGTCTTAGCGGCATTTCCAGGGGCATTTGGTGATAAGGCAAATGCAGTAAGAGTTATTGGCAATCCAGTAAGAAAAGAAATTACGGCATTGGCTACACCTGAAGTGCGTTTTGAAAATAAATCGTCGAATAAAGCAGGAATGAATATTTTAATAGTCGGCGGTAGCTTAGGGGCGACTGCTTTAAATGAAAAAATACCTGAGGCGCTGATAAAAATTCAGAACGAAGGCTTATTAGAACAAAGTGCGTTTGATTCAATCTATGTTAGACATCAATGTGGTGAAAAAAATGTCTCTGAAACAGAGAAAAATTATACAGAATTATCAAGCGATACAATAACTGTTGAGGTGATGCCATTTATTGATGATATGGCAAAAAACTATGCCTGGGCAGATTTAATTATTTGTCGCTCAGGCGCTTTAACGGTGAGTGAAATTGCGGCAGCTGGTGTGGCCTCACTGTTAGTGCCTTATCCGTATGCAGTGGATGATCACCAAACTGCCAATGCGGCTTATCTTGCCGATCAGGGTGCAGCATTTTTGGTGCAACAAGATAACTTAGCAATAGAAACATTAGTTGATATTTTAATGACCTTAGATAAGAAAAAATTATTAAGTATGGCGATAAAAGCACGTGAACTTTCCATTGATAATGCCGCTGAAGTTGTGGCTGATGAATGTATGCGCTTAGCAGGACAAGCATAA